From Ictalurus punctatus breed USDA103 chromosome 26, Coco_2.0, whole genome shotgun sequence:
catttgaaagaaAACGTATGTTCTATTCTGAATagcatacgggtttatgagattcaCAAATCAccgcgttctgtttttatttacattctacacagcgtcccaacttttgtgGAATTGGGGTGCAGAACACCGCTGCCCTGATGCACAACCAATTAAGACtgaaagtgagacagaaagagctcAGGGTTTAATAATGAACACtccagaaacagagagacaccgGCTGTGAGAGAATAAAGAACTGATGAAGTCATACAGCTACTATAATATACACATCTACACCCCGCCCACAGGTATTTATTTGTACACAGCGCCACCTGCTGTCTCTAAGgtgaagtgaaatgaaatgtgttgactgccatttatttttaaccttcagacattgtctacttttatttttgAGATACCCAacagtcaataataataataataataataataataatgcccaATACTGGAATAGATATGTGGCATCTCGGATCATATTTCGGTACAGATAGTAAGAGAGACATGGAACAAAAAGCTAGATGaataaaaaatgctaaacttGAGAAAGCCTGTTATCTACAGGCTAAACGACTAAAATGTTCAGTCTTGTAAATTGAACAGTGAATAAATACGAATTCTTGTTGATAattcaggattaaaaaaaataaataaaaatttacgCTAAAAGTAGATTTGCAACCAGCTCTCTTTGGGACGAGACAATGATATAAAGAAATTCCTAAAACACTGAGCAACAGGTAAGATCTTCCATGATGTAATTTAAACCCATTACAGCTCAGGACATCTCTCCAGACTTTATCCAAATACGATATGACCACCCATGAAAATGATGACTCACGTAGAAGTTACAGTAAAACACACAGTTTACTCGCGCACGTGTCTTTTCTTCATTACGCCTTTTGTCACCTTAATAATGACACCGATCCAGTCAGGTGAAGATTCAACTCCACAGGGTTTTGAGAAGGTTCCCGTCAGCTCTGTTCCACTGTTCCGTGACTGGGTGAACAATTCAGCTTACAGTTTGTTGGTTTCAGTTTCAGTTGTGTGACAGTGCTCCATCAGATTCCTCAAACACGCCACACACAGATTAGACCTTATAGGACTTGGgcgtgtcagtgctgtgtactGTTTAGAAACCAAGCACAAAAAGCAACCTCAGGGTCCGTTACAACAAACTGACCGTCGGCTTTCGCACCAAGTTAAATTCCTCCAGGTGGCACTGGTTATTGTTTTTGACTGTAGTCTAATTTTACTCTGTACCAGGGGTCAGTTACTCCCCAAGGTGCCTCATTTCATGCAAATTTATCAGATGCACTTTCCTGTGTTGGTAATCTGATAATTCTGTTCACCAGAAGAGCAACAGTCAGTATGCTCACACTTACGAAAGGTACACCGATATAACCGTGCACCTCAGAGGATATTTTTAGATGACCAGTCAAATTTATTTACTCAAACTCCTTTGATATCACATTAAAAGTCTGATTGTAAAGCCTCAAATGTAAACCTTGTCTGGGTTTTCCTCAAATTCCCTATTCTTACTATCGACTCTGCAGGCAACGCAGCAGGGATGTCTGGAAAGACACAGAACGGTAAAGAGGTGAGAGGTCAGTCCTCATACAGCTCAAAGGGCACAGTGCAGCGGGTCAGCGTGGACAGGTAGAGCGCTGTGGTCGCCAAGGGAGACTGACCGGCCGACACCTTCAGGATGGTGAGGAGCCTCGACGCTGCCATGCTAATGCCATCCTCTGTCTGTAcgcatgagaaagagagagaaagaaagaaagaaagaaagaaagaaagaaagagacgtTATGTAGCCATCAGTGAGAGTACTGGTAGTCCCGTTGGCTGATACACTCCAAACCATGaattatagaaaaatataacCCTCCGGGTCCTTTTTTCTTGAATAAacaatagacttttttttttttttttttttcttttttttttaagtatagtTTGTAGTGCAATATTCCAGGGAAGCTTAGTTTCCTAAACCCAGAGGTAATGAAACCGTTATACATTATCATGTTGGCGTTTAACATCAGTGAAAACGAGAACATTTACATAAGAATGTGTCCTGATACATATATTTGCTCTTCATACCATTCCATTTCATTTCTACGAACGGATGGAGACGAGTCCCGTGTGTGTTAACAGACACCGTCCAGGCTGTGCTCAGTACTGTATGACTGCGTCGTACCTGGTGTTCAGCGCAGATTACAGGGCAGCGGTGAGACGCAGCTAGTTTCTTCACGCTGAGCAAACGCTCCTGAGCCAGAGCACCACACCGcgctgagtaaacacacacacacacgtcgaGGGAAAACTATGATGACGACGCATAACCCGTTTTATATGTTAAATAAGTTCATGTATTTGGGGcgaaaaaaaagtttcaataaAACTTGAAAAATGTGGTTGCTAGGTTGTAGGTAGTCGATTGCTAAGGAATCTAGGGTGTTAAACAGTTGCAGTCATTTTCCAGGGAATGACTTAGGTGTTAGTAGGTGCAGAAATGCAGTTttaattttctgtgtgtgtgtaatatatatatatatatagacgaATAGAAAGAGACGTCACGTACCATCAGTGACCATGAAGCACACCTTCCCGAGGAAATAATCTGAACTCAGGTGATTGAGGGAATTCTCCACCACCTGAAGACTACAGACAGGCGAGAACAGAGACAAACAAGCCAGCATGGGTTAGAAAGATGATTAAGCTGGCCCACGTTCAATTTCCAAGTGTAAATGTAGTGGAATGAGATAGGGTAAGCGTGTGTCTGAGAGGAGAGTGCGATGGAGGTTACCTGCGCTCGAACAGGAGGTTCACTATAAACACCACCAGGTCCACACGTGGTCGAGTCTCACCGTTCTCGACAGGGAGAGGTAGTCTGCAAGCTAGCCGTCTGAAACGAGTTCGAATTTAAAATCATGAAGTGGTTGAATTTTTATGAGGAGCAACCTGATGCTTTAAaacaatacagtaaaaaaaagcTGATGT
This genomic window contains:
- the pane1 gene encoding centromere protein M isoform X1 translates to MALLAPYSKIPEPNTATVLVSSQLRCVCVVLTPKHLFIATVNYQLAKFSGPSFRLVENEEKFQSKLADAIVKREKDVNVNVRLACRLPLPVENGETRPRVDLVVFIVNLLFERSLQVVENSLNHLSSDYFLGKVCFMVTDARCGALAQERLLSVKKLAASHRCPVICAEHQTEDGISMAASRLLTILKVSAGQSPLATTALYLSTLTRCTVPFELYED
- the pane1 gene encoding centromere protein M; translation: MALLAPYSKIPEPNTATVLLVENEEKFQSKLADAIVKREKDVNVNVRLACRLPLPVENGETRPRVDLVVFIVNLLFERSLQVVENSLNHLSSDYFLGKVCFMVTDARCGALAQERLLSVKKLAASHRCPVICAEHQTEDGISMAASRLLTILKVSAGQSPLATTALYLSTLTRCTVPFELYED
- the pane1 gene encoding centromere protein M isoform X2 → MALLAPYSKIPEPNTATVLVSSQLRCVCVVLTPKHLFIATVNYQLAKFSGPSFRLVENEEKFQSKLADAIVKREKDVNVNVRLACRLPLPVENGETRPRVDLVVFIVNLLFERSLQVVENSLNHLSSDYFLGKVCFMVTDARCGALAQERLLSVKKLAASHRCPVICAEHQVRRSHTVLSTAWTVSVNTHGTRLHPFVEMKWNDRGWH